Proteins encoded together in one Pseudomonas sp. Seg1 window:
- a CDS encoding site-specific integrase, which produces MKLIQCRFSSGQRVPLLVQTGDAEPLPILVPFIYVQLKLRYRAYNTTAAHLRAIQAFYIYAKSRDLNIDDAILACHFESILALLDGYAIWLQSGRQADNLVARIGKAATAPFPQIDPRTRDQYLRLLKQYLSWCVTRYIPRARQNSTTLANIEVVFADVADVIERRFESHIINLRPDRTRYRSLTDMQLQIVRTLIRPGAAENPFPERLQLRNWLMIELLLETGIRRGELLKLYTTDINQGSQHAYVSINDREHDPGDPRAEEPALKTHGRTVGISTQLYEVYERYIQSERRPLRHGKPMKLMYRYLFISDRGRPLSIRALSNVLDRLFLTIELARPGLLPTLSAHDFRHTFADRFLSFLIETRGYLQRSQCVKPRLP; this is translated from the coding sequence ATGAAGCTGATTCAATGCCGTTTCTCTTCAGGTCAGCGTGTACCGCTGCTCGTGCAGACTGGAGATGCGGAGCCTTTGCCCATACTTGTCCCGTTCATCTACGTTCAACTCAAGCTAAGGTACCGCGCTTACAACACTACTGCGGCACATCTGCGCGCGATCCAAGCTTTCTACATCTATGCCAAAAGCCGTGACCTCAATATTGATGACGCCATCTTGGCCTGCCACTTCGAGTCGATTCTGGCTTTACTGGATGGTTACGCCATCTGGCTCCAAAGCGGCCGTCAAGCCGACAACCTGGTCGCCCGAATCGGCAAAGCTGCAACGGCACCTTTTCCGCAGATCGATCCGCGTACCCGTGACCAGTACCTGCGGTTGCTGAAGCAGTACCTGTCCTGGTGCGTGACTCGTTACATTCCGCGCGCCCGTCAGAACTCAACCACCCTGGCTAACATCGAAGTTGTATTTGCCGATGTCGCCGACGTCATTGAACGGCGCTTTGAGAGCCATATCATCAATCTTCGTCCCGACCGCACTCGTTACCGCAGCCTGACAGATATGCAACTTCAGATCGTTCGTACACTGATTCGCCCGGGTGCCGCGGAGAATCCGTTCCCGGAACGATTGCAGTTGCGCAATTGGCTAATGATTGAATTGCTACTGGAGACTGGTATCCGTCGCGGAGAGCTTCTGAAGCTCTACACCACGGATATTAACCAGGGTTCTCAGCATGCCTATGTCAGCATCAATGACCGCGAACATGATCCAGGCGACCCACGCGCTGAAGAGCCTGCACTGAAAACACATGGGCGGACCGTAGGCATCTCCACTCAGTTGTATGAGGTCTACGAGCGATATATCCAGAGCGAACGGCGCCCTCTGCGTCACGGCAAGCCGATGAAATTGATGTACCGCTATTTGTTCATCTCGGATCGAGGCCGTCCGCTGTCCATCCGCGCGTTGTCTAACGTTCTTGATCGGCTGTTTCTGACCATTGAACTGGCTCGTCCGGGATTGTTGCCTACACTTTCCGCGCATGACTTCCGCCACACCTTTGCCGACCGGTTTTTGTCTTTCTTGATCGAGACGCGTGGGTACCTGCAACGCTCGCAATGCGTAAAGCCGAGACTTCCCTAG